CGGTGTTGATAACTCCGGCGTAGACAACTCCAAGCTGTATACTCAGCCTGAAGATGTAAACTTTGCTTATGAGCAACTGTCTCAGGTAGGTTCCCGTTTCACAGTAGCTGCTGCTTTTGGTAACGTACATGGTGTATATTCACCAGGTAACGTAGCACTGCGTCCTGAGATCCTGCAGAATTGCCAGGACTACATCCAGGCTAAGCACAAAACTGCTGCTAAACCAGTTTATTATGTATTCCATGGTGGTTCAGGTTCTCCTAAGCACCAGATTACAGAAGCACTGGGTTATGGTGTGATCAAGATGAACCTGGATACAGATATGCAGTGGGCATTCTGGGAAGGTGTTCATGATTTCTACGAAGCTAAGAAAGATTATCTGCAGGCTCAGCTGGGTAACCCAGAGGGTGCTGATAAGCCAAATAAGAAATTCTATGATCCTCGTGTATGGCTGCGTAAAGGTGAAGAGACTTTTGTAAAACGCCTGGAAGAGGCGTTCAAAGATCTGAACTGCATCGGCAGAAATGCTTAATATTGAGGGAGATATACTTCAGGGAGGCCGGTAATTGTAAAGATTACCGGCTTTTTCTTTTAAGGCGGGATCCGGAAGAATTGAAAACCAGCCACTTTTGAATAAATCAGCTCCCAGCCTGCCCGTTCTCAAAGAAAATCCTGACCGCCAACCTGTTTTGTTATAATATTGCAAACGAGATACTTTTGAAGTTAATTTAATTTGTATCTTGCACAACTATTTTGTAACCTAATAGTTCAATATGTCAAGCTGGTTTAAGCGAATTAAACAAGGCATTCAAACGTCTACAAGTGAGAAGAAAGAAGCGCCGGATGGTTTGTGGCACAAATGCCCTAGCTGCAAAAAAACAGTTACGGTCAAAGACCTGAAGGACCACTTTTACGTGTGCGATAAGTGTAATTATCATAATCGCATTGATTCTGCTGAATATTTCGAGATCTTATTCGATAACAATCAGTTCGAAGAGCTGTTTCCTAATATTTATCCAAAGGACTTTTTGGGCTTCAAGGACTTAAAGCCGTATGGTGCAAGGTTGGTAGATGCTCAGAAGAAATCCGGCCTGAAAGACGCGATGCGTGTAGGTGTGGGTAAAGTATTTGGAAACGACCTGGTGGTTTCCTGCATGGACTTTGCTTTTATTGGCGGTTCTATGGGTTCAGTGGTAGGTGAGAAAATCGCCCGTTCCATTGATTATTGTATTGCACACAAAATGCCATTGATGATCATCTCCAAATCTGGTGGTGCCCGTATGATGGAAAGTGCTTTTTCCCTGATGCAAATGGCAAAAACTTCTGCCAAGCTGACGCAGTTGGCAGATGCGAAGCTGCCTTTCATCTCGCTGGCAACAGATCCGACCACGGGTGGTGTAACGGCTTCATTCGCAATGCTGGGTGACCTGAACATTGCAGAGCCTAAGGCCCTGATCGGTTTTGCTGGTCCACGTATCATTAAGGAAACGATCAAGAAAGACTTGCCTGAGGGCTTCCAGAGTGCTGAGTTCCTGCTGGAGCATGGCTTTTTGGACCTGATCATTGACCGTAAAGAAATGAAGGCCAAACTGGCACAGTTGCTCGAATTGTTTAAAAATTAATTTTTCAAAATAACTGCGGATTACAGCTGGTGTGAATTCATGCCATTGTAATCCGCAATTTGTAAATCCCAATTTAAAGTGGCAGAACTGAGGAACAGATCGGCATTTTATGAGTACGCAATAGAGGATAAATTTATTGCAGGGATGGTATTGACAGGTACTGAGATTAAATCTATCCGACAGAGCCGGGTTAGTTTTAATGACTCATTCTGCTATTTTTCTAAAGGAGAATTGTTTGTTAGAAGCCTGCATATCACCGAATATTCGCATGGCGCCTACGCGAATCATGACCCATTACGCGAGCGTAAGTTGCTGTTGACAAAACGGGAACTGCGCAAGATGGAAGGGAAGATTAAGGAGAAAGGGTTTACCATCGTTCCATTACGTATTTTTTTGAGTGAGAAGGGGTTGGCGAAGATGGAGATAGGGCTTGGCAGAGGAAAGAAACTGCATGATAAGCGTGAGTCAATTAAGGAGAGAGATACGCAGAGAGAGATTAAGCGGTATCTGAAGTAAGATCTTTTTATACACTGGGGACTATACCTATATCATGATAAACAAACCTAACTGTCGCTGGTGGCTGATAGCACCACTTATTTTTGCATTGTCCTGCAAATCAGGAGAGAAATTGTACAATAAGGGTCGTTATGACGAAGCCGTTATTGCATTTGTAAAGAAACTCCGCAAAACTCCCACACACCAGTCGTCACTGACTTTATTGCCACAGGCATATGCGCAATCAGTACAGTTGCATGAAAAAAATGCATCGGCTGCATTGGGCACCACTGCAAATTTAAAATTTGAAGCAGCATTGAGGGAGTACCAGGTACTGCAAAACCTCTATAATAATATTGAAGCGTGTCCGGCATGCCTCACGGTGGTGACACCAAAGGATTACCGGAATGCGATATCAGCATCCCGGGATACGGCAGCAGCTACGAGATATGATCGTGGGATGGCCTTATTGAGGAATGGAGATCGATTTAGCGCACGGAAAGCATATAGTAATTTCCAGGCGGCTTTGTCGCTGGTGCCGGATTATAAGAATGCGAAGGAGATGATGGATCAGGCGTACCAGATGGGACTGGCTTTTGTGGAAGTACGCGATGTGGCATTGATATCACAGTATGACCAGAGAGCCCTGGAGCCGGGGGCAGCGATCTTCAGAGATAATGTGTTGAATAACCTGCGGGCGAAGAACAATAATAGTTTTGTGCAGATATTGCCGGAAAGTGAAGTAGTGAAAAATAAGATCCATGCAGATTATGTGGTGGATATCAGGGTAGAAGATTTCCTGGTGAGTAAGCCGAATATACAGAAGAATTACAGGGAGCTGGTTAAGACAGTGGAGATTATAGAGCCTGCGGATACAACTAAGCGGCCGAGACAAGCGGATAAGGTGAGGAAGGAGACATATAAAGGGGTGTTGTATTTTACTACGGTGAGTGTGGTGACTGGGGGGAATATTGTGTGTTATCTCATAGATGGGGCGAATGATGATGATATGGAGAAGATTGTGTTGCCTGCGGATGCGGGATGGAGTAATTCGTTTTGTTATTTTAAGGGAGATGAAAGGGTGTTGACACCGGAGGATAGGAAGTTGATTGGCGGGCAGGATTTGCCTTCACCTACGGTGGGGGAATTGTTTCAGGCGGCAGTGGGGAAGTCTTATGGGGAGATAACGAATATTGTGATGAAGCATTATGCGGGTTTTTAAAGTGATGAACAGATGAATGTAATGAATGATTTAATGCATTCTATTAGTTTAGGCATTTACTGGCATTATGTATTAAATCATATTCAATAAAAAGAGGGTCGCTGGTAGCGACCCTCTTTTTATTGAATGTTATACCAGGTTTTTATTGAATGTTATACCAGGTTTTATTGAATGTTATACCAGAACTTTCATGAATGTTCGAAATGCCATTTAATTTCCCGCTTCAAAACCCTGATCTATCAACCATTGTCCACTATCAGCAGCGGCAGTAGCCAATTCATCACAGCGGTTATTGAGTGGGTTGGTAGCGTGCCCTTTTACCCAGGTAAATTTCACCTGCTGTCTTTTGTAAGCAGGAATGAACCGCTGCCACAGGTCTTTATTCTTTTTGTCTTTGAAGCCGATCTTTACCCAGTTCCAGAGCCAACCTTTTTCAATAGAATTGACTACGTATTCACTGTCGGTGAAGATGCGGACTGGCAAGCCGTCCTTTTTGAGCGATTCGAGCGCGACGATTACCGCGAGGAGTTCCATGCGGTTGTTGGTGGTTTTACGATATCCCTGGGAGAGTTCTTTGCGAACTGAGTTCCACATGAGGATGACGCCGTAGCCACCTGGGCCTGGATTGCCGCGGGATGAACCGTCTGTGTAGATTATTACTTCGGACATAGCGGGCAAAGATAGGGAATTTGGTTTGGGCCTGCCACAGCAAGAAAGAAAGATCTTGTTTTTTCTTAGCGTAGCGGAAGATTGTGATCAACGTACAGCATGATAGGAAGGTCTTTCTACACCTGAAAAACGCCCAAACTAAAATTATTCTCCACCGGCGCCTGGTTCGCGGCCTTTATACTCTCAGAAATTATTCTTCGTGTATCCAACGGGTCTATTATTTCATCTACCCATAACCTGGCCGCCGCATAGTAAGGCGTGGTCTGACTATTATACTTCGCTGTGATTTCAGACAGCAATTTATTTTCATCCTCAGGCGTAATCTCCTCCCCTTTTGCTTTGAGCGAAGCCACCTGGATCTGCAACAATGTCTTTGCCGCCTGCTCCCCTCCCATTACCGCAATTTTTGCATTGGGCCATGCATAGATAAAACGTGGATCATATGCCTTCCCACACATCGCGTAGTTGCCGGCACCATAAGAGTTACCCACGATTACTGTAATTTTTGGAACGATAGAATTCGCCACTGCATTCACCAGCTTTGCACCATCCTTAATGATACCCGCATGTTCACTACGGCTACCCACCATAAACCCGGTTACATCCTGTAAAAACACCAGCGGTATTTTCTTCTGATTACAATTCATGATAAAACGGGCAGCCTTATCCGCACTATCATTGTAGATCACACCCCCCATCTGCATTTCACCTTTCCTGCTTTTTACGATCTTCCGCTGATTCGCTACTATACCCACTGCCCAACCATCTATACGGGCATAGCCACACAGAATGCTTTTACCATAATCTTCTTTGTATTGATCAAATTCTGAATTATCTACTATTCGTGAAATTACGTCCACCATATCATAAGGACGGGTACTATCTTCAGGAATAAGGCTATATAATTCCGAAGGATCTTTTGCCGGAGCAACTGCTTCGATCCTGTCGAAACCCGCATTGGCCGGGTGCCCCAGCTTGTTGACTATTTTCTTTATATGGTCCAGACATTCCTCATCTGATTTGAATTTATAATCAGCAATACCAGAAATCTCTGTATGTGTTACGGCGCCACCCAGGGTCTCGGCATCGATGGTTTCACCAATAGCTGCTTTTACTAAATATGGCCCTGCGAGAAAGATAGAACCATTGCCTTCTACCATCAGCACTTCATCACTCATGATAGGCAGATACGCACCTCCTGCCACACAACTACCCATCACCGCCGCTATCTGGGTAATACCCATGGCACTCATACGCGCATTATTGCGAAATATACGGCCAAAATGCTCCTTATCCGGGAAGATCTCATCCTGCATGGGCAGGTATACTCCCGCACTATCTACCAGGTAAATAATGGGCAAATGATTCTCCATCGCGATCTCCTGCAGGCGAAGATTTTTCTTCCCCGTCATAGGGAACCAGGCCCCCGCTTTCACGGTCATATCATTGGCCACGATCATACACTGCCGCCCGGCAATGTAGCCGATACCACCGACAGTGCCTGCCGCCGGACACCCACCATGTTCTTCATACATTCCATAGGCAGCAAAAGCCCCTATTTCTGTAAAGGTCGTGTCCTTGTCACAGAGATATGCGATACGTTCACGGGGAGTCAATTTGCCGCGCTGGCGGACTTTTTCGAGGTTCTTTTTACCTCCGCCCTGTTCTACAATGGCGAGGCGTTGTTTCAGGGTACTGAGCGATCTGCGCATGGCATCTTCATTCCTGTTCTTATCCAGTTGCTGTTCTTCCATAACGATTGTTTTGTGTTCGGGGATGATTCTTCTTAAAAATAAGGGATTGGGGCCAAATAAAAACGCTTCTGCAGGACAGAAGCGTTTTTATTTCTATAATTTCTTTATTTTTTGCTCTCATTCATTGGCAGTGGCTCCTGACAGGAATCTACCGGCATTGGCGAGAATATACGTTTTGCAGCGACTAATCTCTTTTTGTAATAAGTACTGTTCGTGATGTCAACGATATTCACCCCCTGGTTGGATGAGTGAATCATCATCACCTTACCACCTTCCACCTTATAGACCATTCCTACGTGACCTACTTTCTTTCCTTTTACATTCTTCCTTCCTGTAAAGAACAACAGATCACCAGGACTGAAATTTTCCGGACTCACCACCTGCCCTAATACGGAAATACTCGCCGCCGTTCTTGGGATGGTCATACCGATGGCATTAAAACCATAGTTGATCAACCCGCTACAATCAAACCCGATGGGACCAATTGCACCACGAACATAAGGTTTGCCCAGTTCCGATACAAGGGTAAGCAGCATATTGCGCACTTCCTCCTGTTTAATACTGGCCAGATCTGCACTGTCAGGTACATACACCTGGTGCACCGGCTCGTCTGGTAAATCAGGATTGACACCCGAAGCAGGTCTTACCGCCATAGCATGTTTCCCCCCCTTTACAGTGTGATGAGCAATCCCTTTCTTTCCGGGTTTGGTATGTGGCAGATGAACCGTTTTTCCAGAATGGGAATTATTCGCATGCGCTGTGGTTTTAGCATGCGTGGAATGTACCACGTGCGTTTGCTTTTTCGCAGGCGTGGCTTTGGTTTTCTTTTTCTGCTGTGCTGCAGCAGTCGTTATGGTCGCCCCCAGGGGCAGTAGCAGTAGTATTAGCCTCTTCACAATTACATGTTTTGCATCACAGTGTCCCTACATTCACATCTGTATATCCAAAATCCTTCTCAGACAATGAACGGATCAATTTGAAAGCTTTCATAGCCGAGTCCGGTTTTGGGATACCTTCTCCTTCTTGCTTGAAAGAGAAGATTTTATTGTCCAGCATTCTCCCCTCTTTTGTGATTGTTACCTGCAACAAAGGTGCAATATTTAGCGGATATTTTAAATTGAATTGGTGATAAGTTGAAAAATTACCTAAACTATAAGCGATTAATTTTTCCTTATATATCTCCATTCCCCGCACTACATGGGGACCTGAGCCGATTACCATATCCGCCCCGGCGTCTACACAAAGACGTGCAAAATGACGGACATTTCCCCTGTTTTGCCCAAAAAAGACCTCTTTTGTTTTCGGGGTGGTCATTTTTGAGGCCCCTTCTGCACCCCCGTGGAAGAATACGACTACGATGTCAAAACGGGGCTTTAGTTCGGCTATCATGGCAGTCACCAACGAATCGTCATTGAGATCCAGGCAGTTACTGTGTGGGGCAAAGGATACGAACCCGATGCGGGTATTCCTGACCGTGATGCTGTCTGTAGGGTGCTGCGGGGTACCACTGGTGCGGATATTATTCTCCTGCAACCAGGCGAGGGTGTTAGTGACCCCTGTGAGACCGAAATCAAAACTGTGATTGTTAGCCAGGTTGAGGTATTCGAAACCGGCGTCTTTGTACCACTGGGCAAATTTCGTGGGCGTACGGAAAGCGAAGCACTGGTTAGTGCCACAGCTTTTGAACACAGGGGCCGAGTCGGATACACAGCTTTCCAGGTTTCCAATGCGGAGATCGGTTTGTGATAACACGGGCAGCGCCTCCTGCAGGATGGTTCCACTATCATATTTTGGAAGATAATAGGTGGAGGGATAGCTGGAACCGATCATGAGATCTCCTACTATCGAGAAACTGACAGTATCGGCAATGCCAGGTCCATGTAACCTTGTAACGGGTACTGTCGCTTTGAGCAACACAGGTTTTCGGGGGGTGGATGTATTGGTATCCAGACCTCCGAGTAGTAATTGGGCTAACACAATCAGTAAAATGCCATTGAATGAAAATAGCAGTTTACCGCTTTTTGAACGATTCAAATTCAACATATATTGATGGGGAATGATTCACTATTGTCCGCCTACGATACAAACTGCACAGTATGTAAAGGTATAATAAATTATGAGAAAATACCCTGTGATTGCGAAGCAGTCACAGGGTATTTTCAGGGGCTGGTGGCCAGTGGCCAGCCTGAGGGGAGAATACCCGCTGGCTGGCTTATTTTATGAATTTACGTACATATTGTTGATTCCCATGTAGTAACACGAGTGTATATACGCCGGATGGTAAACGGGATACATCTATCTTACCTGTTGAGGTATAGGTAGTTAATACAACTCTACCGGAAATATCTACTACACGCACAATTTCTTTAGAGAAATCAAATCCGGCTTTTACTGTCAACACATCTTTTACCGGGTTAGGATAAATAGTAAATGAAGGATCGTTCGCTACGCGGGAAGAAGATGATACGAGTGATGCCGGTGATGAGGCAGCAATCACCGCAGCCGTTGCCGTAATCTTAATAGATGATGTTGAATCATTAAAATTATCATCTACCAGACAGGCATCATCCGCCGTCTTTACGATTGTTCTTCCGCCGAAATTATCATTCAGATAAAGTGTTACCTGGTACCCGCTCGTCACTTTCAATGAAGAGACATCATCATTCAGAATACCTCTTGCCTGTAACTGTGACAAGGTATATGTACCCGCTGTCAGGCTCACGAACGCACCTGCATAATTACAATCCTTATAGAAAGTAGCTACGCCTACGGGATGGACAATCAGAGATGAAGCACTATCATTCCATGCAGTACCGATCCACGTACTCAATCCTGTAATTGTGAGATTTTCTCCTGAGAAATTATCATTCTTATACAGCGTTACCTGGTACCCTGCAGGGATGGCATAACTGGTGATATCATTATTACTGATACCTTTTGCCATTAACGCAGCCGTATTGTAAGCGCCTAATGGTAAAGGCCATGCATAACCGCCATAAGTGATATCTTTGTAGAAGAATGCCTGGTCTAAATTGGCCGCTGCTTCTTCCAGCATTACACCACTCAGTTGTGTGGAATAATCTGTAGAGGATGAAGGGGGCACTGACCAGTTAGGGCTTACGAGGTTGTTAGAAGTATTGATGCCCTGTGTACGGAGTACTTCTGCATTATACTGGATAGCGGCATTGTACTTTGCTCTTACAGCATCTGTCAGAACCCCTTCCCTGGCTAAGATAGAGAGATAGCGAATAAAGATACCTTTGAACAAACCTCCATCTCCTCCCCCTGTTTCATCTGCAAAAAACATCCCGTTTGGACGACGGCTATTGTAAGCATATTCAGCCGTCTTGATCGCATCATTCAGGTAAGTGACATCATTCGTTGCCTTGTACAATTCCCAGGCGGCGCCGATGTACGTACCTACATTGTAAGAGAAGACCCAGTCCTTCTGCGTCACCCCTGTGTTCAGGTTGATGTTGTCCCACACTGCACCGGTAGTGGCATCTACGAGGTTAGCTTTTACAAAGGTGTAGATATCCTTTGCCCTTTGCAGGTCAGCTGCATTGCCGGTGTAGCGATAGATGCGTGCACCCAGGATCACCGCAGGTGTATTGGCACAGGTGTTTTTACACCCGGAGCAATTCTTGTTCCAGTCGATCGCACCATTGGAATACCCCGTGTTGATGTCCGTCCAGAGCAGGGAAGCTACGCTGTAGTAATCAGCATCGGCAGTTGATTTGTACGCATTCAATGCGGCTAATCCCATCCACTCCATATCATCATAGAATGTGTTGATATAGGTGTTGCCGTTAAATGATTTGGTACCCAGCAGGAGGTTCTTCATACGGGTCTTGTACGTGTCGGAGCGGGTACGTAAATAACCGTCGTTGAGGGCGTCTACACCATGCGCACACCACCAGTAATTATTCGTGGGAACGCCAAATGTGTTGTACATACTTGTCTGTAAAGTTTCTGCTACAGGACCATAGGTAGCAAGCTGGCCGAAGGTGCACAGCTGTATGAATAACAGCAGGACACTGAGTGTAAAAATGGGTTTCATTTTCGTGGGTTTATTTTGAGAGATATAAAAACCAGTAACGTGGATTGTTAAGGTAGTAAAAAAAAATAGCTTATGCCGCTAGGCATAAGCTATTTTTTTTCAAAAGGATCATTTTGGCTTGTGGCTGTGTAATCCTTGTTTATTTTAAACGAGATCCATGTCGTAACGCTCTTCGTTCATGTGCTTTCCGTACAAGCCAACCGGTTTTTCGCCTGTCTTGCGGAAGCCAGTTTTTCTGAACATGTTATTAGCCGTTTCGGCCAGGTTGGTTGAAAAAAGGTAAATTTTATGATACCCTTTCTCCCTGCAATTGATAATGGCATCTGCCAGTAACTTGCGGCCCAGCCCCATCCCCCTGAAATCAGGATGTACCAGGAACCATTTGAGCTGTGCGGCATAGCGGGAATGCCAAACGACGGCGATTGAAGCCACGATCTGGTTACCATGTAGTGCGAGGTACACCTGGTCCTTGGAAGGATTGTACGCTTCCAGGAACTCGGCGAAGTTCTTACATACGCTGGTATCGAATTCCAGGTTATATCCCAGTTCTTTGGCATACAGGGTGCCGTGCATATACATGAGGTAACCCGGGTCTCCGGGGAGCAACTGGTATCTCCATGTAATATCGTCGGCGGTGATCCGGCTTTCTTCGGACAGGATGTGGCGGATGGTCTTCATGGCGGCAGCCAGCGCTAACTGTTGCTCGTCAGGAATTGGGTCCAGCAACTGACGGATCTGTTCACCCGCTGTCTCCTCCATCATCTCCAGCAGTTTTCGTCCTTTGGCAGTGATCTGCAGGAACCAGGTACGGCCATCCAGCGCAGATTTCTTGCGGGAAAGCAGTTGTTCGCTTTCAAAAGCTTTGAGCATACGGCTTAGGTAGCCGCCGTCTATTCCAAGATTATCCACTAGTTTGCCAGCGGTGCATTGGTCTTCAGCTGTTAAGGTGTGGAGTACCCTTAAGGCCGTCAAGGTAAGGTTGTTTTCTGATACGTGTCGGTTCAAGGTTTCCGACAAACTGGTATAGTATCTGTTAAACTCACTGATCTCCTGTACCACTTCAAGATTCGATGACATGTCCCATTGAATTTGTACAAAAATATAAATCAGTTTTATAATATGCAAATATGTTGAAAATGAAGGGCGAGGGAATAATAAAAAAGGCCGGCCACATTTCAGCTGGCCTTATTTATTACTTAATTTTTGCCCTAACGGCTTTGACCTCTGCGGGTTTTATGGCGCTGGCCTTATTCCCGAAACTGTTTCGTACAAAGGTGAGCACATCGGCTATTTCCTCGTCCTTGAGTTGTGCCTGTGGCGGCATAGGATTGGAGTAATACTCCCCTTCTATTTCCACATCGTCATTCAGCCCATTCAGGACGATGGTGATCAATTTTGTTTTATCGCCCAGTACGAAACTTGTCCTGATCAGGGGCGGGTTCATGCGGGGTACCCCGCTGCCGTCTGCCTGGTGACAGGCTAAACATATATTCTGGTACAGCACTTTTCCGCGGGCTATCGAACCGGTGTTGACAGCAGTACTGCCGGTGGCTTTGCCTGTTGTATTACCCCCAGCCTTACCAGCCGTCTTGCTTTTAGTCTGTGCCATACCAACACCAGCAACACTCATTAGCAGCATGGCTGCCATTATCCATCTTATCATACTACTTTTTATATATAATCCGGTACACGGTTCCTTTCACATCGTCAGATACGTACAGGGAGCCATCAGGGCCCTGTGCCAGTCCGCATGGACGGTGTTGCGCCTGACCTGGGGATTTGATTTCACCAGGACCAGCAAATCCTTCTGCAAAGATTTCCCAATCGCCGGCAGGCTTGCCATCTTTGAATGGCTGGAATACTACGAAATAACCTTTCTGAGGTTCAGGGGCACGGTTCCAGGAGCCATGGAAGGCGATGAAGGCACCGTTGCGATACTTTTCAGGGAACATGGTGCCTGTGTAGAAAAGCATATCATTCGGCGCCATGTGACCCGGATAGGCAGCAGCGGGATCCAGAATATGGTCTCCACCTGTTTTTTTGCCATCGCCACCGTATTCAGGTGCAAGGATCTTTTTGTGCTGGAACTGGTCGTAGTAGATATATGGCCAACCGCAGTCAGCACCTTTGTGTAGCGCATACATACACTCAGCAGGGAGTTCGGCAGATTTCTTTTCGTCGTACAGGTCAGGGAAAAGGTCATGCAGCTGGTCACGGCCATGCTGCATTACAAACAGCTGGTTCAGCTGCGTGTTCCAGTCAAGGCCCACCACGTTGCGCAGACCGGTAGCATAGCGAACGCCATCGCCGTAGGTCTGGTTCAGTTTGTCAGCTTTGAACTGCCAGATACCACCGGCAGAATCCAGGATGGGACAAGGTTGCATACCGAGTGAACCCTTGGTACGGTCTTTTATCTGGCAGGAGTTGGAGTAAGCACCGATGTTCACGTACAGGTTGCCATCGTTGTCCAGCTTGAATGCTTTTGCTTCGTGCTGGTGACGGTTGATAAGGCCTGTAACGATGACTTCCGCTTTGGAGGTATCTATCACCTGGTGTTTGTTACCCAGTTTGAAACGGTACACATCCGTGTTGGAAGAGGCATATAAGTAGTTGCCTTTTACTTCGATACCAGTGCCGTCGTATTTGAAGAAGCCGGTTTTGTTATCAATTTTACCATCGCCGTTGGTGTCTTGCAGATACCAGATAGTATTTCCTTTATTGCGGGTACCTTCTACTTTTACATAGAGGTCGCCTTCGGGAGTGACGGTCAGGTGGCGAGCGTGGCCGAGGCCTTCAGCTGCTACCAGGGCGCCGAAACCGGAAGGGAGTTTCAGACCTGCATTGTCTGCATCAGGGGTTACGGTAGTACCAGGCACACCGGGGCCGAAGCTGGTGAGGAGGCTGGTAAGTGCTACAGTAGCCAGTGTGAATGCTTTGTTCATTTGGGTTGCGTGGTTTTGAGTTTTTTTAAAGCCGGGATGAAATTACAAAATACCCCCGCTCCTGCGGAGCGAGGGTAGCTATTTTTTAAATGAGTGGTAATTTATGAGGTTAATTGGCCATTAAAAACCCGGGTTCTGTACCAATTTGCTATTTCTATTGATCTCATCCCTTTGTATCGGCATAAAATACATCTTATCCAGCCACAACCTGTTCTCATTTACCATTGTAACCGGGGTATAGGTATAATCATAATTAGTCGGATCATACTTATACAAAGTCACCTGGCTCCCCGCCTTAAGTTTTCCCTGTACATTGATCCCTCTCAGCGCCCGACCGATAGTAGCCGGTGCAATCATCCAACGCCTTACATCAAAAAAACGTTGTTCTTCAAACGCCATTTCTATTTCACGTTCATGCTGGTAATCTGCTTTCAGCACCGCACCAGAAGAGGTGATATCAGGCATGGCTGCTCTTTTCCT
This Chitinophaga sancti DNA region includes the following protein-coding sequences:
- the accD gene encoding acetyl-CoA carboxylase, carboxyltransferase subunit beta, whose amino-acid sequence is MSSWFKRIKQGIQTSTSEKKEAPDGLWHKCPSCKKTVTVKDLKDHFYVCDKCNYHNRIDSAEYFEILFDNNQFEELFPNIYPKDFLGFKDLKPYGARLVDAQKKSGLKDAMRVGVGKVFGNDLVVSCMDFAFIGGSMGSVVGEKIARSIDYCIAHKMPLMIISKSGGARMMESAFSLMQMAKTSAKLTQLADAKLPFISLATDPTTGGVTASFAMLGDLNIAEPKALIGFAGPRIIKETIKKDLPEGFQSAEFLLEHGFLDLIIDRKEMKAKLAQLLELFKN
- the smpB gene encoding SsrA-binding protein SmpB, producing MAELRNRSAFYEYAIEDKFIAGMVLTGTEIKSIRQSRVSFNDSFCYFSKGELFVRSLHITEYSHGAYANHDPLRERKLLLTKRELRKMEGKIKEKGFTIVPLRIFLSEKGLAKMEIGLGRGKKLHDKRESIKERDTQREIKRYLK
- the rnhA gene encoding ribonuclease HI, translating into MSEVIIYTDGSSRGNPGPGGYGVILMWNSVRKELSQGYRKTTNNRMELLAVIVALESLKKDGLPVRIFTDSEYVVNSIEKGWLWNWVKIGFKDKKNKDLWQRFIPAYKRQQVKFTWVKGHATNPLNNRCDELATAAADSGQWLIDQGFEAGN
- a CDS encoding acyl-CoA carboxylase subunit beta, with the translated sequence MEEQQLDKNRNEDAMRRSLSTLKQRLAIVEQGGGKKNLEKVRQRGKLTPRERIAYLCDKDTTFTEIGAFAAYGMYEEHGGCPAAGTVGGIGYIAGRQCMIVANDMTVKAGAWFPMTGKKNLRLQEIAMENHLPIIYLVDSAGVYLPMQDEIFPDKEHFGRIFRNNARMSAMGITQIAAVMGSCVAGGAYLPIMSDEVLMVEGNGSIFLAGPYLVKAAIGETIDAETLGGAVTHTEISGIADYKFKSDEECLDHIKKIVNKLGHPANAGFDRIEAVAPAKDPSELYSLIPEDSTRPYDMVDVISRIVDNSEFDQYKEDYGKSILCGYARIDGWAVGIVANQRKIVKSRKGEMQMGGVIYNDSADKAARFIMNCNQKKIPLVFLQDVTGFMVGSRSEHAGIIKDGAKLVNAVANSIVPKITVIVGNSYGAGNYAMCGKAYDPRFIYAWPNAKIAVMGGEQAAKTLLQIQVASLKAKGEEITPEDENKLLSEITAKYNSQTTPYYAAARLWVDEIIDPLDTRRIISESIKAANQAPVENNFSLGVFQV
- a CDS encoding C40 family peptidase; protein product: MKRLILLLLPLGATITTAAAQQKKKTKATPAKKQTHVVHSTHAKTTAHANNSHSGKTVHLPHTKPGKKGIAHHTVKGGKHAMAVRPASGVNPDLPDEPVHQVYVPDSADLASIKQEEVRNMLLTLVSELGKPYVRGAIGPIGFDCSGLINYGFNAIGMTIPRTAASISVLGQVVSPENFSPGDLLFFTGRKNVKGKKVGHVGMVYKVEGGKVMMIHSSNQGVNIVDITNSTYYKKRLVAAKRIFSPMPVDSCQEPLPMNESKK
- a CDS encoding CapA family protein, translating into MNRSKSGKLLFSFNGILLIVLAQLLLGGLDTNTSTPRKPVLLKATVPVTRLHGPGIADTVSFSIVGDLMIGSSYPSTYYLPKYDSGTILQEALPVLSQTDLRIGNLESCVSDSAPVFKSCGTNQCFAFRTPTKFAQWYKDAGFEYLNLANNHSFDFGLTGVTNTLAWLQENNIRTSGTPQHPTDSITVRNTRIGFVSFAPHSNCLDLNDDSLVTAMIAELKPRFDIVVVFFHGGAEGASKMTTPKTKEVFFGQNRGNVRHFARLCVDAGADMVIGSGPHVVRGMEIYKEKLIAYSLGNFSTYHQFNLKYPLNIAPLLQVTITKEGRMLDNKIFSFKQEGEGIPKPDSAMKAFKLIRSLSEKDFGYTDVNVGTL
- a CDS encoding glycoside hydrolase family 76 protein — its product is MKPIFTLSVLLLFIQLCTFGQLATYGPVAETLQTSMYNTFGVPTNNYWWCAHGVDALNDGYLRTRSDTYKTRMKNLLLGTKSFNGNTYINTFYDDMEWMGLAALNAYKSTADADYYSVASLLWTDINTGYSNGAIDWNKNCSGCKNTCANTPAVILGARIYRYTGNAADLQRAKDIYTFVKANLVDATTGAVWDNINLNTGVTQKDWVFSYNVGTYIGAAWELYKATNDVTYLNDAIKTAEYAYNSRRPNGMFFADETGGGDGGLFKGIFIRYLSILAREGVLTDAVRAKYNAAIQYNAEVLRTQGINTSNNLVSPNWSVPPSSSTDYSTQLSGVMLEEAAANLDQAFFYKDITYGGYAWPLPLGAYNTAALMAKGISNNDITSYAIPAGYQVTLYKNDNFSGENLTITGLSTWIGTAWNDSASSLIVHPVGVATFYKDCNYAGAFVSLTAGTYTLSQLQARGILNDDVSSLKVTSGYQVTLYLNDNFGGRTIVKTADDACLVDDNFNDSTSSIKITATAAVIAASSPASLVSSSSRVANDPSFTIYPNPVKDVLTVKAGFDFSKEIVRVVDISGRVVLTTYTSTGKIDVSRLPSGVYTLVLLHGNQQYVRKFIK